The Pseudomonadota bacterium genome contains a region encoding:
- a CDS encoding biotin/lipoyl-containing protein, with the protein MPKQVLMPALSPTMEEGKLARWVKREGEKIAAGDVLAEIET; encoded by the coding sequence GCCGAAGCAAGTTTTGATGCCCGCGCTGAGCCCGACGATGGAGGAGGGGAAGCTTGCGCGCTGGGTAAAGCGGGAAGGGGAGAAAATCGCCGCGGGCGACGTGCTGGCGGAGATCGAGAC